CCCGCTCCAGTTCGTGGCTGTAGATAATCGCCTGGCGGGTTTCGTTGAGGATGTCCATCACCTCGTCGATACCCAGCGGCTCTTCCTTGACTACCGAAGCGACCATGACTCTGGCCGATGCCGCCCCGATGGCCCCGGCCAGCAGTTTTTCGATATGGTTGACCAGACCGGGATCGCGGGTGAGGGACTGGTCCCGGTTAATTCCGTATGCCATGGCATAATTGTCCAGGGCCGCTTCGGTCCGTTCTTTCCCTAAAAAGCGCTCCAGCATGGAGACCAGGTCGGGCAGATAGGCGGTCCCCCGCCAGACGGATGAGTCGTGAACCCGACCCACATACCGGTAGACGTCCACGAACATGGCCGCCTGGGTGTGTTCCAAAACCGAAGGACGGCTGAAAAGGGAACCCGCCAGATAGCAGCCCACATTGGCCAGCATGCTCCAGAACACCGCATGGGTGATGTGGTCGAACACATCCAGGCCGAACAGCTCGAAGGGTTTCAGCAGGGCGATGCCGAAGGGGCCATGCTCCAGAAAATCCTGGGCGATCAATCCGGCCCCGGCCAGGGAGGGCAGAAACAGGGTATAGAACCAGACGGCGAATCCGGCCAGCAACCCCAGCAGGGCGCCGGTGCGGGTACCCCGTTTCCAGAAGATCCCGATCAGCAGGGATGGGGCGAACTGGGCCACCGCCGCAAAGGAGACCAGGCCGATGGATACCAGGGTGTAGTATTCCCCCGCATAGTGGAAGTAGGCATAGCCCATGAGCAGCACGAAGATGATGCCCATCCGCCGTATGATCAGCAAGATGCCGCTCAAATCGCTGCGCTGGGCCAGCTTCAAAGAGGGCATGTGCAACAGCAGGGGCATGACCAGATCGTTGCAGATCATGGTGGAAAGGGCCACCGTCTCGACGATGACCATTCCGGTTGCCGCCGACATGCCGCCGATAAAGACCAGCAGCGTCAAAAAGACCTGTTTGTCGACCATGGGCAGGGTCAAAACGAACATGTCCGCGTCCAGTCCGCTATGCCCGAAAGAGAGCATGCCGGCAAAGGCCACCGGCAAGACGAAGAGATTGATGGCCACCAGGTAGAGAGGAAAAAGCCAGATGGCCTTGTTGAGATGGGTTTCATTGACATTTTCCACCACCATGACCTGAAACTGGCGGGGCAGAAAGACGATGGCCATCATGGAAAGAAAGATGTGGGCGGCCCAGCTGGAATAGGCGCCGGGTTTTTCGGGCAGGGTCAGCAGCTGGCGCAGTTCCACGGATGCCATGGCCCTTTCCCCCAGATCGGCCAACCCGTCGTAGATGAAAAAGGTGACAAAGACGCCGACCGCCAGAAAAGCGACCAGTTTGACGATGGATTCCATGGCGATGGCCGCCACCAGCCCTTCGTGGCGCTCCGTGGCTTCGAGGTTGCGGGTGCCGAAAAGGGTGGCGAAGACCGCCAGTAAAAGGGCCACGTAAAAGGTGGTGTCGCTCCAGATTCCGATGCCGGCCGGATAGGACAGCGGCTTAAGGGACGGATATTGATGAATCAGA
This window of the uncultured Desulfosarcina sp. genome carries:
- a CDS encoding sensor histidine kinase; the encoded protein is MLATETVIFVSLCYIGALFGVAYYGDKRADSGSSIISNPYIYALSLAVYCTAWTFYGSVGRAASAGPAFLTIYLGPTLMATLGWVILRKIVRISKVHRITSIADFIGSRYGKSMTLGGVVTVIAVLGIIPYISLQLKAISSSFLLIHQYPSLKPLSYPAGIGIWSDTTFYVALLLAVFATLFGTRNLEATERHEGLVAAIAMESIVKLVAFLAVGVFVTFFIYDGLADLGERAMASVELRQLLTLPEKPGAYSSWAAHIFLSMMAIVFLPRQFQVMVVENVNETHLNKAIWLFPLYLVAINLFVLPVAFAGMLSFGHSGLDADMFVLTLPMVDKQVFLTLLVFIGGMSAATGMVIVETVALSTMICNDLVMPLLLHMPSLKLAQRSDLSGILLIIRRMGIIFVLLMGYAYFHYAGEYYTLVSIGLVSFAAVAQFAPSLLIGIFWKRGTRTGALLGLLAGFAVWFYTLFLPSLAGAGLIAQDFLEHGPFGIALLKPFELFGLDVFDHITHAVFWSMLANVGCYLAGSLFSRPSVLEHTQAAMFVDVYRYVGRVHDSSVWRGTAYLPDLVSMLERFLGKERTEAALDNYAMAYGINRDQSLTRDPGLVNHIEKLLAGAIGAASARVMVASVVKEEPLGIDEVMDILNETRQAIIYSHELERATAELRAANQRLQELDRLKDEFISTVSHELRTPLTAIRSLAEILHDYPETTPDRQREFAGIIIRETRRLTRLITQVLDFQKMEMGRLRWTIAPVDLKEVIEEAVSATGQLVAEKNIRMQLHLPDGQQRIQGDRDQLIQAMVNLISNAVKFCEPETGRIDVRLAADEKGATVSVADNGIGISEADQRQIFDRFHQVMDPGRGRPAGTGLGLSITRRIIRHHKGELTVKSQFGKGATFSFFLPWKGLPASATDGTSG